Proteins from a genomic interval of Syngnathus typhle isolate RoL2023-S1 ecotype Sweden linkage group LG15, RoL_Styp_1.0, whole genome shotgun sequence:
- the LOC133167826 gene encoding uncharacterized protein LOC133167826 isoform X7: MERMEVDQCAGAAAGGLRRSISAPMITSVSERMAASSPVFSLRQRRVSVNCSCPSQEDNMEALLQGTPPHRLRVPRQFPAPSDSHWQQQPPAEWFGCQESGVTPNSSPSPTRSRAGGGASIRWPALTPLKRKGGAESDGPPKKLFVTGVLDPAHHSRYALS; the protein is encoded by the exons ATGGAGCGGATGGAAGTAGaccagtgcgcaggcgcagctGCCGGGGGTCTACGCAGGTCCATCAGCGCCCCCATGATTACAAGTGTCAG TGAACGGATGGCGGCTTCCAGTCCTGTGTTCTCGCTGCGACAAAGGCGAGTTTCTGTCAATTGCAGCTGTCCGTCACAG GAGGACAACATGGAGGCATTACTCCAAGGGACCCCACCTCACAGACTCAG AGTTCCCCGTCAGTTTCCGGCTCCGTCTGACAGCCACTGGCAACAGCAGCCGCCGGCCGAG TGGTTCGGCTGCCAGGAAAGCGGCGTGACGCCAAACTCTTCGCCGAGTCCCACTAGGAG CAGAGCTGGGGGCGGAGCAAGCATCAGATGGCCCGCCTTAACGCCGCTCAAACGAAAAG GAGGGGCAGAGTCAGACGGTCCCCCCAAGAAACTTTTTGTGACTGGAGTGTTAGACCCCGCCCACCACAGCAGATATGCACTCAG TTAG
- the LOC133167828 gene encoding chromatin complexes subunit BAP18-like, whose translation MTSASAKVGEIFSAAGAAFSKLGELTMQLHPVSDSSPAGAKWTETEIEMLRVAVRRFGDDLNSISSVIKDRTVAQIKSTVKRKLYEDSRVPLAVDSLKKSVKKVAAPPTLPTAVPASSPQVVVATGMQSATSLAPPIKKQKTADVTLSALNDSDVNSDLVDMDGLGKKLNFDQENLNLDSSLIINPGDLPLLSR comes from the exons ATGACGTCTGCTTCTGCGAAG GTAGGCGAGATCTTCTCGGCGGCGGGCGCCGCTTTCAGCAAACTGGGCGAGCTGACCATGCAGCTGCACCCGGTGTCCGACAGCAGCCCCGCGGG GGCCAAATGGACAGAGACGGAGATCGAGATGCTGCGGGTGGCTGTGCGGCGTTTTGGGGATGATCTCAACAGCATCAGCAGCGTGATTAAAGATCGCACCGT CGCGCAGATCAAGAGCACGGTCAAGAGGAAGTTGTACGAGGACAGCAGGGTACCCCTCGCCGTCGATTCGCTCAAGAAGAGCGTCAAGAAGGTGGCCGCCCCCCCTACTCTGCCCACCGCTGTGCCCGCATCCTCCCCGCAGGTCGTCGTGGCGACAGGAATGCAAAGTGCCACCTCCCTGGCCCCGCCCATCAAGAAGCAGAAAACGGCAG ACGTGACGCTGAGCGCCCTCAACGACTCAGACGTCAACAGTGACTTGGTGGACATGGATGGACTCGGCAAGAAGCTCAATTTCGACCAAG AAAATCTCAACCTGGACTCCAGTCTCATCATCAACCCCGGAGACCTCCCGCTGCTCTCTCGCTGA
- the LOC133167826 gene encoding uncharacterized protein LOC133167826 isoform X6, producing MERMEVDQCAGAAAGGLRRSISAPMITSVSERMAASSPVFSLRQRRVSVNCSCPSQWFGCQESGVTPNSSPSPTRRAGGGASIRWPALTPLKRKVRLSSACKFLKPKTLEPKASRSPPPPRISVGSRPDSKQRLAFAREGCRTQDKFVQIKTDLMKATHKEKKIVCEE from the exons ATGGAGCGGATGGAAGTAGaccagtgcgcaggcgcagctGCCGGGGGTCTACGCAGGTCCATCAGCGCCCCCATGATTACAAGTGTCAG TGAACGGATGGCGGCTTCCAGTCCTGTGTTCTCGCTGCGACAAAGGCGAGTTTCTGTCAATTGCAGCTGTCCGTCACAG TGGTTCGGCTGCCAGGAAAGCGGCGTGACGCCAAACTCTTCGCCGAGTCCCACTAGGAG AGCTGGGGGCGGAGCAAGCATCAGATGGCCCGCCTTAACGCCGCTCAAACGAAAAG TTAGACTCTCTTCCGCCTGCAAGTTTCTCAAGCCAAAGACGCTGGAGCCAAAAGCCAGCAGGAGCCCACCCCCACCCCGGATTTCAGTTGGCTCGCGGCCGGATTCGAAGCAACGTTTGGCGTTCGCACGCGAAGGTTGTAGGACGCAAGACAAGTTTGTGCAAATAAAAACTGACTTGATGAAGGCGACgcacaaagagaagaaaattGTCTGTgaggaataa
- the LOC133167826 gene encoding uncharacterized protein LOC133167826 isoform X4 — MERMEVDQCAGAAAGGLRRSISAPMITSVSERMAASSPVFSLRQRRVSVNCSCPSQEDNMEALLQGTPPHRLRVPRQFPAPSDSHWQQQPPAEWFGCQESGVTPNSSPSPTRRAGGGASIRWPALTPLKRKGGAESDGPPKKLFVTGVLDPAHHSRYALSASAADSAASGGPQLSPPNFTTHSTR, encoded by the exons ATGGAGCGGATGGAAGTAGaccagtgcgcaggcgcagctGCCGGGGGTCTACGCAGGTCCATCAGCGCCCCCATGATTACAAGTGTCAG TGAACGGATGGCGGCTTCCAGTCCTGTGTTCTCGCTGCGACAAAGGCGAGTTTCTGTCAATTGCAGCTGTCCGTCACAG GAGGACAACATGGAGGCATTACTCCAAGGGACCCCACCTCACAGACTCAG AGTTCCCCGTCAGTTTCCGGCTCCGTCTGACAGCCACTGGCAACAGCAGCCGCCGGCCGAG TGGTTCGGCTGCCAGGAAAGCGGCGTGACGCCAAACTCTTCGCCGAGTCCCACTAGGAG AGCTGGGGGCGGAGCAAGCATCAGATGGCCCGCCTTAACGCCGCTCAAACGAAAAG GAGGGGCAGAGTCAGACGGTCCCCCCAAGAAACTTTTTGTGACTGGAGTGTTAGACCCCGCCCACCACAGCAGATATGCACTCAG CGCCTCAGCTGCAGACTCCGCTGCCAGTGGAGGTCCTCAGTTATCCCCACCCAATTTCACCACTCACTCGACACGTTGA
- the LOC133167826 gene encoding uncharacterized protein LOC133167826 isoform X9 has protein sequence MERMEVDQCAGAAAGGLRRSISAPMITSVSERMAASSPVFSLRQRRVSVNCSCPSQWFGCQESGVTPNSSPSPTRRAGGGASIRWPALTPLKRKGGAESDGPPKKLFVTGVLDPAHHSRYALSASAADSAASGGPQLSPPNFTTHSTR, from the exons ATGGAGCGGATGGAAGTAGaccagtgcgcaggcgcagctGCCGGGGGTCTACGCAGGTCCATCAGCGCCCCCATGATTACAAGTGTCAG TGAACGGATGGCGGCTTCCAGTCCTGTGTTCTCGCTGCGACAAAGGCGAGTTTCTGTCAATTGCAGCTGTCCGTCACAG TGGTTCGGCTGCCAGGAAAGCGGCGTGACGCCAAACTCTTCGCCGAGTCCCACTAGGAG AGCTGGGGGCGGAGCAAGCATCAGATGGCCCGCCTTAACGCCGCTCAAACGAAAAG GAGGGGCAGAGTCAGACGGTCCCCCCAAGAAACTTTTTGTGACTGGAGTGTTAGACCCCGCCCACCACAGCAGATATGCACTCAG CGCCTCAGCTGCAGACTCCGCTGCCAGTGGAGGTCCTCAGTTATCCCCACCCAATTTCACCACTCACTCGACACGTTGA
- the LOC133168457 gene encoding ribonuclease kappa-B-like encodes MQSLLFCGPKMAACGIVISIWGVIMLAMLGIFFSAKSAVLIEDVPFTEEDIRNDKQPPRNIYGLYSQVGINCFIAAGVYVAVGAVSLCQIRLNKRQEYMVT; translated from the exons ATGCAGTCGCTGCTCTTCTGCGGCCCGAAGATGGCCGCATGCGGCATCGTTATTAGCATCTGGGGCGTCATCATGTTG GCCATGCTGGGAATCTTTTTCAGCGCCAAGTCGGCCGTGCTCATCGAGGACGTCCCGTTTACCGAAGAGGACATCCGCAACGA TAAACAGCCTCCTCGGAACATTTACGGTCTGTACAGCCAAGTAGGCATCAACTGCTTTATCGCCGCCGGTGTCTACGTGGCGGTGGGCGCCGTGTCTCTGTGCCAGATTCGACTCAACAAGCGGCAGGAGTACATGGTGACCTAA
- the LOC133167826 gene encoding uncharacterized protein LOC133167826 isoform X3: MERMEVDQCAGAAAGGLRRSISAPMITSVSERMAASSPVFSLRQRRVSVNCSCPSQEDNMEALLQGTPPHRLRVPRQFPAPSDSHWQQQPPAEWFGCQESGVTPNSSPSPTRSRAGGGASIRWPALTPLKRKGGAESDGPPKKLFVTGVLDPAHHSRYALSASAADSAASGGPQLSPPNFTTHSTR; the protein is encoded by the exons ATGGAGCGGATGGAAGTAGaccagtgcgcaggcgcagctGCCGGGGGTCTACGCAGGTCCATCAGCGCCCCCATGATTACAAGTGTCAG TGAACGGATGGCGGCTTCCAGTCCTGTGTTCTCGCTGCGACAAAGGCGAGTTTCTGTCAATTGCAGCTGTCCGTCACAG GAGGACAACATGGAGGCATTACTCCAAGGGACCCCACCTCACAGACTCAG AGTTCCCCGTCAGTTTCCGGCTCCGTCTGACAGCCACTGGCAACAGCAGCCGCCGGCCGAG TGGTTCGGCTGCCAGGAAAGCGGCGTGACGCCAAACTCTTCGCCGAGTCCCACTAGGAG CAGAGCTGGGGGCGGAGCAAGCATCAGATGGCCCGCCTTAACGCCGCTCAAACGAAAAG GAGGGGCAGAGTCAGACGGTCCCCCCAAGAAACTTTTTGTGACTGGAGTGTTAGACCCCGCCCACCACAGCAGATATGCACTCAG CGCCTCAGCTGCAGACTCCGCTGCCAGTGGAGGTCCTCAGTTATCCCCACCCAATTTCACCACTCACTCGACACGTTGA
- the LOC133167826 gene encoding uncharacterized protein LOC133167826 isoform X5, whose protein sequence is MERMEVDQCAGAAAGGLRRSISAPMITSVSERMAASSPVFSLRQRRVSVNCSCPSQWFGCQESGVTPNSSPSPTRSRAGGGASIRWPALTPLKRKVRLSSACKFLKPKTLEPKASRSPPPPRISVGSRPDSKQRLAFAREGCRTQDKFVQIKTDLMKATHKEKKIVCEE, encoded by the exons ATGGAGCGGATGGAAGTAGaccagtgcgcaggcgcagctGCCGGGGGTCTACGCAGGTCCATCAGCGCCCCCATGATTACAAGTGTCAG TGAACGGATGGCGGCTTCCAGTCCTGTGTTCTCGCTGCGACAAAGGCGAGTTTCTGTCAATTGCAGCTGTCCGTCACAG TGGTTCGGCTGCCAGGAAAGCGGCGTGACGCCAAACTCTTCGCCGAGTCCCACTAGGAG CAGAGCTGGGGGCGGAGCAAGCATCAGATGGCCCGCCTTAACGCCGCTCAAACGAAAAG TTAGACTCTCTTCCGCCTGCAAGTTTCTCAAGCCAAAGACGCTGGAGCCAAAAGCCAGCAGGAGCCCACCCCCACCCCGGATTTCAGTTGGCTCGCGGCCGGATTCGAAGCAACGTTTGGCGTTCGCACGCGAAGGTTGTAGGACGCAAGACAAGTTTGTGCAAATAAAAACTGACTTGATGAAGGCGACgcacaaagagaagaaaattGTCTGTgaggaataa
- the LOC133167826 gene encoding uncharacterized protein LOC133167826 isoform X1, with product MERMEVDQCAGAAAGGLRRSISAPMITSVSERMAASSPVFSLRQRRVSVNCSCPSQEDNMEALLQGTPPHRLRVPRQFPAPSDSHWQQQPPAEWFGCQESGVTPNSSPSPTRSRAGGGASIRWPALTPLKRKVRLSSACKFLKPKTLEPKASRSPPPPRISVGSRPDSKQRLAFAREGCRTQDKFVQIKTDLMKATHKEKKIVCEE from the exons ATGGAGCGGATGGAAGTAGaccagtgcgcaggcgcagctGCCGGGGGTCTACGCAGGTCCATCAGCGCCCCCATGATTACAAGTGTCAG TGAACGGATGGCGGCTTCCAGTCCTGTGTTCTCGCTGCGACAAAGGCGAGTTTCTGTCAATTGCAGCTGTCCGTCACAG GAGGACAACATGGAGGCATTACTCCAAGGGACCCCACCTCACAGACTCAG AGTTCCCCGTCAGTTTCCGGCTCCGTCTGACAGCCACTGGCAACAGCAGCCGCCGGCCGAG TGGTTCGGCTGCCAGGAAAGCGGCGTGACGCCAAACTCTTCGCCGAGTCCCACTAGGAG CAGAGCTGGGGGCGGAGCAAGCATCAGATGGCCCGCCTTAACGCCGCTCAAACGAAAAG TTAGACTCTCTTCCGCCTGCAAGTTTCTCAAGCCAAAGACGCTGGAGCCAAAAGCCAGCAGGAGCCCACCCCCACCCCGGATTTCAGTTGGCTCGCGGCCGGATTCGAAGCAACGTTTGGCGTTCGCACGCGAAGGTTGTAGGACGCAAGACAAGTTTGTGCAAATAAAAACTGACTTGATGAAGGCGACgcacaaagagaagaaaattGTCTGTgaggaataa
- the LOC133167826 gene encoding uncharacterized protein LOC133167826 isoform X8, with amino-acid sequence MERMEVDQCAGAAAGGLRRSISAPMITSVSERMAASSPVFSLRQRRVSVNCSCPSQWFGCQESGVTPNSSPSPTRSRAGGGASIRWPALTPLKRKGGAESDGPPKKLFVTGVLDPAHHSRYALSASAADSAASGGPQLSPPNFTTHSTR; translated from the exons ATGGAGCGGATGGAAGTAGaccagtgcgcaggcgcagctGCCGGGGGTCTACGCAGGTCCATCAGCGCCCCCATGATTACAAGTGTCAG TGAACGGATGGCGGCTTCCAGTCCTGTGTTCTCGCTGCGACAAAGGCGAGTTTCTGTCAATTGCAGCTGTCCGTCACAG TGGTTCGGCTGCCAGGAAAGCGGCGTGACGCCAAACTCTTCGCCGAGTCCCACTAGGAG CAGAGCTGGGGGCGGAGCAAGCATCAGATGGCCCGCCTTAACGCCGCTCAAACGAAAAG GAGGGGCAGAGTCAGACGGTCCCCCCAAGAAACTTTTTGTGACTGGAGTGTTAGACCCCGCCCACCACAGCAGATATGCACTCAG CGCCTCAGCTGCAGACTCCGCTGCCAGTGGAGGTCCTCAGTTATCCCCACCCAATTTCACCACTCACTCGACACGTTGA
- the LOC133167826 gene encoding uncharacterized protein LOC133167826 isoform X2, producing the protein MERMEVDQCAGAAAGGLRRSISAPMITSVSERMAASSPVFSLRQRRVSVNCSCPSQEDNMEALLQGTPPHRLRVPRQFPAPSDSHWQQQPPAEWFGCQESGVTPNSSPSPTRRAGGGASIRWPALTPLKRKVRLSSACKFLKPKTLEPKASRSPPPPRISVGSRPDSKQRLAFAREGCRTQDKFVQIKTDLMKATHKEKKIVCEE; encoded by the exons ATGGAGCGGATGGAAGTAGaccagtgcgcaggcgcagctGCCGGGGGTCTACGCAGGTCCATCAGCGCCCCCATGATTACAAGTGTCAG TGAACGGATGGCGGCTTCCAGTCCTGTGTTCTCGCTGCGACAAAGGCGAGTTTCTGTCAATTGCAGCTGTCCGTCACAG GAGGACAACATGGAGGCATTACTCCAAGGGACCCCACCTCACAGACTCAG AGTTCCCCGTCAGTTTCCGGCTCCGTCTGACAGCCACTGGCAACAGCAGCCGCCGGCCGAG TGGTTCGGCTGCCAGGAAAGCGGCGTGACGCCAAACTCTTCGCCGAGTCCCACTAGGAG AGCTGGGGGCGGAGCAAGCATCAGATGGCCCGCCTTAACGCCGCTCAAACGAAAAG TTAGACTCTCTTCCGCCTGCAAGTTTCTCAAGCCAAAGACGCTGGAGCCAAAAGCCAGCAGGAGCCCACCCCCACCCCGGATTTCAGTTGGCTCGCGGCCGGATTCGAAGCAACGTTTGGCGTTCGCACGCGAAGGTTGTAGGACGCAAGACAAGTTTGTGCAAATAAAAACTGACTTGATGAAGGCGACgcacaaagagaagaaaattGTCTGTgaggaataa